From Anas acuta chromosome 11, bAnaAcu1.1, whole genome shotgun sequence, the proteins below share one genomic window:
- the LOC137862389 gene encoding uncharacterized protein isoform X1 codes for MQVAIHPGYFLPIHCKLVQNECLIETHKERHLSFWSFPMLIAALVVFTDVFFCFVPLCLYFCMSHRQPSWLRTMLRLVPVAQAGCKMNFSPKAHNLISGMIHGLKDVFQEIMLYLSKEENVDVKNFSAFLGSCQFCGLAHVLPRSCCVPRHQTCPGVASKGAGRAAVPSQLPGGQKHLRSLPALMGPPCILESTGRKTLKSLQVRLWVLHKKEIWAMDTRARCPEDPINQLTCESRFLSAAKTSPCKEELALSFSTKMHDQTSMAHPALLEERAQSPGCAMKKAKRCFCSSGVGQQAHESISVNTLGKYRSGLKGTAKLFSLHQQFGPRRDSRPVCSLWALSSSLRNLCKSPVDTQC; via the exons ATGCAGGTTGCCATTCACCCAGGGTATTTCCTTCCGATTCACTGTAAGTTAGTGCAGAACGAATGCCTGATAGAAACCCATAAGGAAAGACATCTTTCTTTCTGGTCCTTCCCGATGCTTATTGCAGCACTGGTGGTTttcactgatgtttttttttgctttgtacctttgtgtttgtatttctgCATGTCCCACAGGCAGCCCTCATGGCTCAGGACTATGCTGCGCTTGGTGCCTGTTGCTCAAGCAGGCTGCAAAATGAATTTCTCCCCAAAAGCTCACAATCTAATATCAG GAATGATTCATGGACTAAAAGATGTTTTCCAAGAAATAATGTTATATCTTAGCAAGGAGGAAAATGTAGATGTGAAAaacttctctgctttcctggggAGCTGCCAGTTTTGTGGGCTTGCCCATGTGTTGCCCCGATCCTGCTGCGTCCCACGGCACCAAACCTGCCCTGGGGTGGCCTCGAAgggggctgggagagcagccGTGCCTTCACAGCTTCCAGGGGGCCAAAAGCACCTGAGGAGCCTCCCAGCTCTGATGGGACCTCCTTGCATCCTGGAAAGCACTGGCAGGAAAACCCTGAAGTCATTGCAGGTCAGACTTTGGGTATTACATAAAAAGGAGATTTGGGCTATGGACACACGAGCACGTTGCCCTGAGGATCCCATAAATCAACTGACCTGTGAGAGCCGCTTCTTATCTGCGGCGAAAACCAGCCCATGCAAG GAGGAATTGGCTCTTTCCTTCTCTACGAAGATGCATGATCAGACTTCCATGGCACATCCAGCTTTGCTCGAAG AGAGAGCCCAATCGCCTGGATGCGCTATGAAAAA AGCAAAGAGATGTTTCTGCAGTTCTGGTGTTGGGCAGCAGGCTCATGAAAGCATTTCCGTAAATACACTTGGAAAGTACAGAAGTGGGCTTAAGGGAACTGCCaagcttttctctctgcatcAGCAATTTGGACCCAG ACGAGACAGCCGTCCTGTGTGCAGTCTTTGGGCTCTGTCTTCCTCACTGAG GAATTTGTGTAAGAGTCCTGTGGATACACAGTGTTGA
- the LOC137862389 gene encoding uncharacterized protein isoform X2, whose amino-acid sequence MLRLVPVAQAGCKMNFSPKAHNLISGMIHGLKDVFQEIMLYLSKEENVDVKNFSAFLGSCQFCGLAHVLPRSCCVPRHQTCPGVASKGAGRAAVPSQLPGGQKHLRSLPALMGPPCILESTGRKTLKSLQVRLWVLHKKEIWAMDTRARCPEDPINQLTCESRFLSAAKTSPCKEELALSFSTKMHDQTSMAHPALLEERAQSPGCAMKKAKRCFCSSGVGQQAHESISVNTLGKYRSGLKGTAKLFSLHQQFGPRRDSRPVCSLWALSSSLRNLCKSPVDTQC is encoded by the exons ATGCTGCGCTTGGTGCCTGTTGCTCAAGCAGGCTGCAAAATGAATTTCTCCCCAAAAGCTCACAATCTAATATCAG GAATGATTCATGGACTAAAAGATGTTTTCCAAGAAATAATGTTATATCTTAGCAAGGAGGAAAATGTAGATGTGAAAaacttctctgctttcctggggAGCTGCCAGTTTTGTGGGCTTGCCCATGTGTTGCCCCGATCCTGCTGCGTCCCACGGCACCAAACCTGCCCTGGGGTGGCCTCGAAgggggctgggagagcagccGTGCCTTCACAGCTTCCAGGGGGCCAAAAGCACCTGAGGAGCCTCCCAGCTCTGATGGGACCTCCTTGCATCCTGGAAAGCACTGGCAGGAAAACCCTGAAGTCATTGCAGGTCAGACTTTGGGTATTACATAAAAAGGAGATTTGGGCTATGGACACACGAGCACGTTGCCCTGAGGATCCCATAAATCAACTGACCTGTGAGAGCCGCTTCTTATCTGCGGCGAAAACCAGCCCATGCAAG GAGGAATTGGCTCTTTCCTTCTCTACGAAGATGCATGATCAGACTTCCATGGCACATCCAGCTTTGCTCGAAG AGAGAGCCCAATCGCCTGGATGCGCTATGAAAAA AGCAAAGAGATGTTTCTGCAGTTCTGGTGTTGGGCAGCAGGCTCATGAAAGCATTTCCGTAAATACACTTGGAAAGTACAGAAGTGGGCTTAAGGGAACTGCCaagcttttctctctgcatcAGCAATTTGGACCCAG ACGAGACAGCCGTCCTGTGTGCAGTCTTTGGGCTCTGTCTTCCTCACTGAG GAATTTGTGTAAGAGTCCTGTGGATACACAGTGTTGA